From the Papaver somniferum cultivar HN1 chromosome 2, ASM357369v1, whole genome shotgun sequence genome, the window TCTACATTTAAAAAAAGTTTAGTTGGTGAGTATGGTTGTTATGTTAATAATGAATATATGTCTTTTAGAATATTGTAACCGTGCAGCTGGTTGCTATAGTAACTGCAATGTTCTATAAAATTGATATTGACATTGTTATCAAAAGTTGCACCTACCTACCTACCTACCTACCATATTTTGTATATTTCAGGTGGATTATGCCCTTAAATTTCCCTTCTATGCCAATTTAGAACGCCTTGAAAACAAGAGAACTTTGGAGCACTACAACATAGATAACTTGAGGATTCTCAAAAGTTCATATAGGTATACTTGCTGAACTGTTGGAGAATATAAATCTTCTTAGAATTTGTCAAATAAATCGGTAGGCTACTATCAGACATATTTTATCGGTATCTTTATAACTATTGGCAGGTCCTCGAACATTGAAAACAAAGATCTCCTTGATTTGGCTGTTGAAGACTTTAATCTGTGCCAATCAATACACCAGAAAGAGCTGCAACAACTAGAAAGGTGCCTATTTTATGTGCAGAGATTATTTTAAATTAAATATTTGACTCAAAAGCTTAACTACCCTTTTTCTTTCAAGGACAAAAAAGAGGACGGCAGGTAATGCTTATCGAAAGTAACTTTGGTGCTCTTCTGATGTGAGCAGGTGGGTTATAGAAAACAGATTAGATAAGCTGAAATTTGCAAGACAGAAGCTGACATACTgttatttctctgctgctgctgcgactCTTTACTTCCCTGAATTATCTGATGCTCGCATGTCATGGGCCAAAAATGGTGTCCTAACTACTGTGGTTGACGACTTCTTTCACATTGGAGGTTCCGGAGAAGAACTAGTAAATCTAATAGAATTGGTTGAGAAGTAAAGCTTAATTTCTCCTTACTATTTTTACGTCTGTCCTACCAAGTTCAGTTTTAATTGGTGCTCATTTTACTAGAGTTTTCACTTTGTTGATTCACTAGTAACGTGATCAATGAAACCTATTCCATTTTGATGATGGGGACTTGAGACGGTAAGTCTCCACCATGTATTTGGTGAAGTTTTCATGATGCACTTTACTTGTGTCAACAGAGCTGGATACTTTAGTAAACTTTAAGAGTTTGAGATGTTATATTAATGCCATGGTTACAGGTGGGATGGAGTTTCAACTACTGATTTTTGCTCTGTACATGTGGAGATCATATTCTCCGCAATTAAAAATACAACAAATGAGATAGGAGAGAAGGCATTCTCACGGATAGGGCATCACGTCACAAGCCACATAATTGAGATAGTGAGATCTAGAGCCCTATGTTTACTCCGTCTCTTTATATACTTACAAGTTATGGTTACGCGGCCTAAATGTTATTTCTTTGGCAGTGGTTGAAATTGCTAAACTCCATGATGAAAGAAGCAGAATGGACCCATAACAAAGTGGTACCAACACCGGAGGAATATATGGCATATGCATATGTATCTTTCGCCTTAGGACCTATTGTTCTCCCAGCACTTTATCTTGTTGGACCTGATATCCCGGAGGAGGTTGTTCGAGATACGGAGTACCATAATCTTTTTAAGGTTATGAGCACATGTGGGCGCCTCCTAAATGACATCCAAGGGTTCAAGGTATCTGTTACTTCCCTATTGTATTTTCCAGTAATCTTTATAAACTAAATGTGTTAGAGTCAGTCTGTCCTACCCTCTTGCATCATCCCCATCGACAACCCCATTTTGCGTGGCTCACATATGATTAAAATGCTGATTTGTGTCTCAACACTTGTTCCTATAGATTCTAACCCCTTCAAATGCTGTGCTAGCAGTCTAAATTTCCATACGATGATATATGTTTTCTGGAGGTGTTCTCCTTAAATTCGGTTGTAGAAACATTCTCATTCTGGCCgtctataatattttttttttcttcgtcgtGTCTGTCTGCTACAGAGAGAAAGTAAGGAAGGGAAACTGAATGCTGTATCACTGCTCATGATTCCTAGCAATGGTGTTGTTTCTGAAGAAGAGGCTGTGGAAAGGATTAGTGGTATGATCGAGATCAACAGAAGAGAATTGCTGAGATTAGTTTTACAGTCCAAGGACAGTGTGGTACCAAGACCTTGCAAAGATTTATTCTGGAAGATGAGTAAAGTAGTTCATCTGTTTTACAGGAATAATGATGGGTTTACATCTTTACAAGAAATGGTTAGTGCCGTTAATGCTGTCATTGAAGAACCATTAAGCATCCCTCCAAGTGATGTTGTTAGTGCCGCATAAGCTCGTCTAATTTCTATATTGTTGAGCAATCAACATTACTTTCTTCAGTCGTCTCCCCCGATATGAACTAATACTACAAAGtgaatgatttttctttttggaatacaAGAATGTTTTTCTACcatatgaagtttttttttttttttttttttttttttgttacggTGGTTAGTATATGGGGCCCACATCTCGAAGGTAACAAGAAGATGGCAAAGACTCCTAGTGGAATTgcaggagaagatgaagaaaacggAGTTTCATCACTAGATTTCGGAAGTTCAGAAGCCCTAGAACAACTACGTAAACTAACAGATGTAGGTTCAATGACTCGACTTCTTCATGAATCTATTGCTTATCAAAGTAATTTAGATCTAGAACTTAAAAATCATCTTTCTCAAAGAACAGATCTTGAAAAAAAACTAAACAATTTACAAAAAAACGCCGAGGTGTTAGAATTCGTTAAATCTGAAGCGGATTCTATGTTATTGAATGTTCGATCAACATGTGATTTAGCTGATCAAGTTATTGGTAAGGTACGAGAACTAGATTTAGCTCAATCTAGGGTGTATTCGACATTATCGCGAATTGATGCAATTGTTGAGAGAGGTAATTGTATTGAAGGTGCTAAAAAGGCATTAGAAACTGAAGATTATGAATCTGCTGCTAAATTTGTTCAGACGTTTTTGAAAATCGATGAGAAATTTAGTGATTCGGATGATCAAAGACAGCAGCTTCTTGATTCTAAGAAAAAACTTGAATGAATTGTTAGAAAGAAATTATCTAATGCAGTTGATTAACGAGATCATCCGACGATTAAGACATTTTTTATGCTGTTTCCGTTGTTAGGTCTTGAAGAAGAAGGATTACAAGTTTATGTTAATTACTTGAAGAAAGTTACTTCAGTAAGCTCTAGGTTAGCATATGAAAATTTAGTGGAGCGGATTGATCAAAGTCATGGAAAAGATTTTGTTGAATGCTTAACTAGCTTGTTTGGAGACATTGTTTTCActgttgaagaaaatgatgggATTTTGAGAAATCTTTTTGGCGAAGATGGAATTGTTTACGCAATTAGTGTGATTCTTGGGGGTCTCTTGTTTTACGAAAATACATGGAATTTAGGAAATTGAGTAGAGTAGAATCAAAAATCATTTCGTATAGTAAGAATATATACTCTCAGTTGGAACTGTGGAAGGCCCGGATCCGAGAGAAGTTGAGATGTATTTGGAAGAGATCTTGGCATTGATAGAATTGGGCGAGCAGTACACAGGGTTCATGGTGTCAAAAATTCGGGAATTGAGATCCGTTGATCCTGAATTGTGTCCACGGGCGACAAAAGCATTTAGAAATGGAAGTTTTAGTAAAGTTGTTCAAGAAATTACTGGGTTCTATGTGATTCTGGAGGAATTCTTTATGGTGGAAAATGTGAGGAAGGCGATAAAGATTGACGAGCACGTGCCTGATAGCCTCATTACTTCTATGGTTGATGATGTGTTCTATGTTTTGAAGAGTAGTTGTACAAGGGCTATCAAAACTTCAAGTATGAATACGGTATTTGCTATTCTCAGCGGCGCAATGAATTTGTTGAGCAATGAGTGCCAGGAAGCTTTGCAACATAAAATGAGAGAACCAAATCTTGGTGCAAAGCTGTTTCTTGGTGGTGTTGGTGTACAAAAGACAGGAACTGAGATTGCAACAGCTCTCAATACTTTCAGAATTGGAGTGTCCAAGACAAGGAAACACCATCATTATACAATGCGGATTTTCACAGAAACCACTTGCAAAATTCACAACTCAACAACAAAATTGCACCTCTTGGATATGAAGTATACAAATTTGACCAACTGATATATCTTCATCAGTGCTCCATTAAGTCAGTAGTATCTCTATATATCACTTCTCCATCCTTCTACCTGTTTTAGTCTCTGCCATTTTGAACCTGGGTATCACTGCATTTTTCGAAATCAGTCAGCTGGTGGTAAAAAGAAAATCTACTACAAATATCTATGTGGGACCCGCAACTGGTGATATAGACAGAAATTGAGGATAGGATTTGCAAAAACCATCCATGGGTAAGATTTTTGAAAAAGCGGAGacataaaaaaaaacttacccagagccagaagaagaagaaggaaacgaATTAAAAATTATGCAGATTTCTTCAAGCATTTCAAGCTCAAACACTCCTTATTTTCTTAAACCTCATGAACCCACATCGCAAACATCATCAAGAGTCAATTTCCTAACTGTTAGAAAGCAAGATAAATGGCATCAACGTGCTCCATCTGCTATAAAAGGGTCTGGGTTTCCTGGGGCTGGGTCTGGTTTTCTTTCTACAATTGAAAGAgcagttgttgaagaagaagagtaTAGGAAAGCTAGGTCTGAAGTTAAAAGGAAAGGAATTGACATTGAAGGTTATTTAGTTGAGGGTATGTCAATCGGAGGTCATGAAACTTGTATTATCATACCAAGATTGAATGCTGCTCTTGATATTGGAAGATGTCCATCTAGAGCTGTGAATCAAGATTTCTTGTTCATAACTCATGCTCATCTTGATCATATTGTAAGTTTCTCTTCTATTCTTTTTATTCAGTTGCCCCCCTTTTGTACATAATTTACTTCAAAATGATACCTGAGACAATAGAAATTTGATTGGTACCTTAGAACTTAGAAGTGTCATCGGGCATCTTGTTACAGTTACATTTACAAGTTTCTGAACATTTTGTTCAGCCAAAATGATTTCTCAAGCTCAAATGACACCAATATTAGAACTTGCTTTTTAGAGAAATGGTAGAGGTTTTAAGGCCAATTGAGTTTCCCTATGTATCAGATGGTTTCATGAATATGTATTAGTTCACATTTTGGTCCTAGCTGACGTTGATTCAGTTCATTGCCTTTCGAGTTTCATTAAGTTGTTGGACTAGTTAAGTGTTGAATTGAATGGTCAGTTGGTCACTACTGTTAAATGCATAAAGATTTGAAGAAATATTACGCTAGACCATAGCAACATTCAGTACTTGTGTTTCATGAAAGGTAAATTATACTACCATGTTGCTGCTGACAAATCGTATCTGAGTGACGATTGTACATTCAATATTTGTTTTACAAGAGGTTACTTTCTCGAAAGTAGTCCTGCAAATACAACTTGGATAACCATTTTGTGTTATTTACTTGAGTTTTGTGTCTTTAGATTCTTTAAATTGCTTTATGGAGCCATCCTGTATATTCCAGAATGAGTAATTTGTTACGTGATTTTAGGGTGGGCTTCCAATGTATGTTGCAACTCGTGGCCTTTACAGCTTAAAACCTCCAACAATTTTTGTACCTTCATGCATCCAAGAGGATGTGGAAAAGTTATTCGACCTTCACAGATCTATGAGTCAAGTGGATTTGGAGTTTGATCTTGTTGCTTTGGATATGGGTATGTCATCTTTTTTTGATAATCTATTAAAACTTATCTCCATGGCTAATGAAAGCTGCCAGCTGACACACAAATTTGGTTCCAGGTGATACCTATGAAATACGGAACGatcttgttgttagagcatttgaAACTAACCATGTTATTCCTAGTCAGGTTTGTTTTTCTAAAGTTGGATCCCCAAATTTGTGCCCTCTTCGTCTTATTTTTTCTATCATTTTCCCCTCATAGACGCGTGCAGTTTGGTAGACTGCTTGACCCATTTGGTCAGGAAATGTAATTCATTTGTTTGTGCAGGGCTATTGTTTTTACTCGGTGAGGAAGAAGCTTAAGAAGCAGTACTCTCATTTAAAAGGAAGGCAATTTGAGAAACTAAAAAATTCAGGTGTTGAGGTTTGTATTTGTACACTACTCTGCCGGGTGCAAATTAGACATATCCACTCTAGATTTGAGTTTTAAAATGATGCTACTCGTTGGAGCTGGATCCAGATTCTCCAGCATTATGCTTgacaagtttttttttccttagatTACAGATACTGTATTATCTCCAGAGGTAGCTTTTACAGGAGATACATCGTCCGATTTTTTTCTTAACCCACGCAGTGCTGATGCCTTGAGAGCTAAAGTTCTGATTACAGAGGTAAAACTGTTGAACTGAATTGCATGTTAAGTTTGTTAGCAGTACGTTTGTACTCCATAGAAGTAAAATCACTCAATTGATAATAGCAATTAGCTAGCTGTTACACGTAATAAAATAGATAGATACAGATAGTTTCATCTTCTGCTGATTTTTCTTTTACCGCAGGCCACTTTCTTGGATG encodes:
- the LOC113348510 gene encoding tRNase Z TRZ2, chloroplastic-like, which produces MQISSSISSSNTPYFLKPHEPTSQTSSRVNFLTVRKQDKWHQRAPSAIKGSGFPGAGSGFLSTIERAVVEEEEYRKARSEVKRKGIDIEGYLVEGMSIGGHETCIIIPRLNAALDIGRCPSRAVNQDFLFITHAHLDHIGGLPMYVATRGLYSLKPPTIFVPSCIQEDVEKLFDLHRSMSQVDLEFDLVALDMGDTYEIRNDLVVRAFETNHVIPSQGYCFYSVRKKLKKQYSHLKGRQFEKLKNSGVEITDTVLSPEVAFTGDTSSDFFLNPRSADALRAKVLITEATFLDEAVSVEHARDHGHTHLFEIMEHANWIRNETVLLTHFSSRYKLEDIREAVLKLQPKMSAKVVALTEGFKSMYNN